From the genome of Haloterrigena sp. KLK7, one region includes:
- a CDS encoding NADPH:quinone oxidoreductase family protein — translation MKAIEVTEYGDSAALEVVDADLPDPNAGEVRIDVEAAGINFADIMQRRGVYPGGPDAPYVPGMEAAGTVDAVGEGVEDVSEGDRVVAMLDTGGYAEYATANAAMLFPIPEGTSFEEAAGFPVQFLTAHSCLFEWGGLAEGESVLIQAAAGGVGTAAVQLASNAGAEVFGTASTQDKLDLAADLGCDHPINYTETDFREVVDEETDGEGVDLVLESVGDDVFERSLDAMAHFGRMVTFGVASGVPGEVENRRLLFENKTVKGFHLGQASMHDPGKVMKAVPELTEGLTSGDLEVILGESFALEDAAEAHQYIEDRKSSGKVVLKP, via the coding sequence ATGAAAGCGATCGAAGTAACTGAGTACGGCGACAGCGCCGCGCTCGAGGTCGTCGACGCTGACTTACCGGACCCGAACGCGGGCGAGGTCCGCATCGACGTCGAAGCCGCGGGAATCAACTTCGCGGACATCATGCAGCGACGCGGGGTCTACCCCGGCGGTCCCGACGCGCCGTACGTCCCCGGGATGGAGGCCGCGGGGACGGTCGACGCGGTCGGCGAGGGCGTCGAGGACGTCTCGGAAGGCGACCGCGTCGTCGCGATGCTCGACACCGGCGGCTACGCGGAGTACGCGACCGCCAACGCCGCGATGCTCTTCCCGATTCCGGAGGGAACGAGCTTCGAGGAGGCCGCCGGCTTCCCCGTCCAGTTCCTCACCGCCCACTCTTGTCTGTTCGAGTGGGGCGGGCTGGCTGAGGGCGAATCAGTGCTGATCCAGGCCGCCGCGGGCGGGGTCGGGACGGCCGCCGTCCAGTTGGCCTCGAACGCCGGCGCCGAGGTCTTCGGCACCGCGAGCACCCAGGACAAACTCGATCTCGCGGCCGACCTCGGCTGCGACCACCCGATCAACTACACGGAGACGGACTTCCGCGAGGTCGTCGACGAGGAGACCGACGGCGAGGGCGTCGACCTCGTCCTCGAGAGCGTCGGCGACGACGTCTTCGAGCGCAGCCTCGACGCGATGGCCCACTTCGGTCGCATGGTCACCTTCGGCGTCGCCAGTGGCGTCCCCGGCGAGGTCGAGAACCGACGCCTGCTCTTCGAGAACAAGACGGTCAAAGGGTTCCACCTCGGACAGGCCTCCATGCACGACCCCGGAAAGGTGATGAAAGCGGTGCCGGAGCTGACCGAGGGGCTGACGAGCGGCGACCTCGAGGTGATCCTCGGCGAGTCGTTCGCGCTCGAGGACGCCGCCGAGGCCCACCAGTACATCGAGGACCGCAAGAGCTCCGGGAAGGTCGTCCTGAAGCCCTAG
- a CDS encoding YihY/virulence factor BrkB family protein encodes MSTVGSVIALARDRNLTFLAAGIAYYAFVSTIPLILLAVTIASFVGGQALADQVTSMLSQQLSSSGQQMVSQALTNPSGRAAASVVGFLGVLWSALKLFRGLDQAFDEVYADEVDASLLGQIWDGLVVVVGIALAVVLVVAVGAALSILNLQIPFANVLGSLVLIVVLAIAFLPIYYVLPPVSVSIGEVIPGTIVAAIGWVLLQVGFRIYAANAGKYAAYGVIGAVLLFVTWLYFGSIVILLGAAVNAVRRGATAESP; translated from the coding sequence ATGTCGACCGTGGGGTCCGTCATCGCTCTCGCGAGGGATCGAAATCTGACGTTTCTGGCGGCGGGAATCGCCTACTACGCGTTCGTCTCGACGATACCGCTGATACTGCTTGCCGTGACGATCGCGTCGTTCGTGGGGGGTCAGGCGCTGGCGGATCAGGTGACCAGCATGCTCAGCCAGCAACTCTCGTCCTCGGGACAGCAGATGGTGTCACAGGCGCTCACCAACCCGTCCGGTCGGGCGGCCGCGTCCGTGGTCGGGTTCCTCGGAGTCCTGTGGAGCGCCCTGAAGCTCTTCCGGGGCCTCGATCAGGCGTTCGACGAGGTGTACGCAGACGAGGTCGACGCCTCGCTACTGGGACAAATCTGGGACGGTCTCGTCGTCGTCGTCGGAATCGCGCTCGCCGTCGTACTCGTCGTCGCTGTCGGCGCCGCGCTCTCGATACTGAACCTGCAGATCCCGTTCGCTAACGTGCTCGGGTCGCTCGTGCTGATCGTCGTCCTGGCGATCGCGTTCCTGCCGATATACTACGTACTGCCGCCGGTGAGCGTATCGATCGGCGAAGTGATCCCGGGGACGATCGTCGCCGCGATCGGCTGGGTTCTACTCCAGGTCGGCTTCCGGATCTACGCGGCCAACGCCGGCAAGTACGCGGCGTACGGCGTGATCGGAGCCGTGTTGCTGTTCGTCACGTGGCTGTACTTCGGCAGCATCGTGATCCTGCTGGGCGCAGCGGTGAACGCCGTCCGTCGGGGTGCGACGGCGGAATCGCCGTAG
- the proS gene encoding proline--tRNA ligase — MSDESQELGITESKSHKPGEWYAEVVQKANLADYAPMGGFIVTKPRGYALWEGIQDALDGWFKETGVDNVYFPMFIPESFLEREKDIVEGFDPEVAWVTQGGHEELEERLAVRPTSESIIAPFMADWTRSHRDLPLRLNQWCSVVRWEATETKPFFRTKEFMWQEGHTAHASDEGAWDEVWTRLGQYEDLYEDVLAIPVLRGKKPEHDKFPGADTTTTVEALMPDGKSVQGATSHNLGQSFAEAFDITFADEDEEERTAYTTSWGLSWRALGALIMTHSDDQGLVLPPTIAPTQVVIVPIWQEDTKEDVLEYSENIADDLEDAGFRVELDDRDERNPGFKFNEHELNGVPLRLEIGPYEVEDEEVTMVHRPDNEESVEDRDDIVESVDDHLEEIYDKLYDAAEENLEENVREAHSPEDILGTIGKHGGYVKTPWCGDEACEEAIKEKIAAEIVMQPLEDAGGRSSAEVPEPDRDECGVCGDPADEIAYFAKSY; from the coding sequence ATGAGCGACGAGAGCCAGGAACTCGGGATCACCGAGTCGAAATCGCACAAGCCCGGCGAGTGGTACGCCGAGGTCGTCCAGAAGGCCAACCTCGCGGACTACGCTCCCATGGGCGGCTTCATCGTGACGAAGCCCCGCGGCTACGCGCTGTGGGAGGGTATCCAGGACGCGCTCGACGGCTGGTTCAAGGAGACCGGCGTCGACAACGTCTACTTCCCGATGTTCATCCCCGAGAGCTTCCTCGAGCGCGAGAAGGACATCGTCGAGGGGTTCGACCCCGAGGTCGCCTGGGTGACCCAGGGCGGCCACGAGGAACTCGAGGAGCGCCTCGCAGTGCGTCCGACCAGCGAATCGATCATCGCGCCGTTCATGGCCGACTGGACGCGCAGCCACCGCGACCTGCCGCTGCGGCTCAATCAATGGTGTTCCGTGGTTCGATGGGAGGCCACCGAGACTAAGCCCTTCTTCCGGACGAAGGAGTTCATGTGGCAGGAGGGCCACACCGCACACGCGAGCGACGAGGGTGCGTGGGACGAGGTCTGGACCCGACTCGGACAGTACGAAGACCTCTACGAGGACGTGCTCGCGATTCCGGTGCTGCGCGGGAAGAAGCCGGAACACGACAAGTTCCCCGGCGCGGACACGACGACGACCGTCGAGGCGCTGATGCCCGACGGCAAGTCCGTCCAGGGCGCGACCAGCCACAACCTCGGCCAGAGCTTCGCCGAGGCGTTCGACATCACCTTCGCCGACGAGGACGAGGAGGAACGGACCGCCTACACCACCTCGTGGGGGCTCTCGTGGCGCGCGCTCGGCGCGCTCATCATGACCCACTCCGACGATCAGGGGCTCGTGCTCCCGCCGACCATCGCGCCCACGCAGGTCGTCATCGTCCCCATCTGGCAGGAGGACACCAAGGAGGACGTCCTCGAGTACTCCGAGAACATCGCCGACGACCTCGAGGACGCCGGCTTCCGCGTCGAACTCGACGACCGCGACGAGCGCAATCCCGGCTTCAAGTTCAACGAACACGAGCTCAACGGGGTGCCGCTGCGACTCGAGATCGGCCCCTACGAGGTCGAAGACGAGGAGGTCACGATGGTCCACCGGCCGGACAACGAGGAGTCCGTCGAGGACCGCGACGACATCGTCGAGAGCGTCGACGACCACTTGGAGGAGATCTACGACAAACTGTACGACGCGGCCGAGGAGAACTTAGAGGAGAACGTTCGGGAAGCCCACAGCCCGGAGGACATCCTCGGAACGATCGGCAAACACGGCGGCTACGTGAAGACGCCGTGGTGCGGCGACGAGGCCTGCGAGGAGGCGATCAAGGAGAAGATCGCCGCCGAGATCGTCATGCAGCCACTGGAGGACGCGGGCGGACGGTCGAGCGCTGAGGTGCCCGAACCCGACCGCGACGAGTGTGGCGTCTGCGGCGATCCCGCCGACGAGATCGCCTACTTCGCGAAGTCGTACTGA